A genomic window from Mesorhizobium sp. 131-2-1 includes:
- a CDS encoding MocE family 2Fe-2S type ferredoxin: MSDWVEACAAGDIDEEDVMRFDHGGRTFAIYRSPDDEYFATDGLCTHEKVHLAGGLVMDDIIECPKHNGRFNYKTGDARGAPVCVNLKTYPVKVDAGKVLIQIG; this comes from the coding sequence ATGAGTGACTGGGTCGAGGCCTGCGCGGCCGGAGACATCGACGAGGAAGACGTCATGCGGTTCGACCATGGCGGCCGTACCTTCGCCATCTATCGCAGCCCGGACGACGAATACTTCGCGACCGATGGGCTGTGCACGCATGAGAAGGTGCATCTGGCTGGTGGACTGGTGATGGACGACATCATCGAGTGCCCGAAGCACAATGGCCGCTTCAACTACAAGACCGGCGACGCCAGGGGCGCCCCGGTCTGCGTCAACCTCAAGACCTATCCGGTCAAGGTCGACGCCGGCAAAGTCCTCATTCAGATCGGGTGA